A genome region from Primulina eburnea isolate SZY01 chromosome 9, ASM2296580v1, whole genome shotgun sequence includes the following:
- the LOC140841372 gene encoding serine/threonine-protein kinase Nek2-like — protein MDNYDILEQIGKGSFGSALLVRHKQEKKKYVLKKIRLARQTDRTRRSAHQEMELISKVRHPYIVEYKDSWVERGCFVCIVIGYCEGGDMAEAIKKANGVHFSEEKLCKWLVQLLMALDYLHTNHILHRDVKCSNIFLTKEQDIHLGDFGLAKVLTSDDLASSVVGTPSYMCPELLADIPYGSKSDIWSLGCCVYEMAARVPAFKAFDIQGLINKINKCIVSPLPTMYSGPFRGLVKSMLRKNPELRPSAADLLRHSHLRPYVLNVHLKASNPRRQTFPFHTPDASNVKKTRFQEHEAVKSEKRLSFGNNRALNPSISGNELNSPCSFRRTQNSLSHSNTKFSEVSVGNVGEEKGIMKTVSTRFSNATKTSRVNTARASANPRRQTSPLKISNPGSTRELLPVSHTPARKSSQMSRRASLPFPTRMVSPVSPYKQSVGLLHAVESPDVSVNAPRLDKMVDFPLASSEDPLLPIHRTSSLSAQCSSTSPYSADRSIMKDKCTVQMLDRALIRPHNAIPTLGVPHNGSECSENNPTSGGRSSGSSSYFRQRRFDTSSYQQRAEALEGLLEFSAQLLQQERIDELQVLLKPFGPEKVSPRETAIWLTKSFKEKNAP, from the exons ATGGACAACTATGATATACTGGAGCAGATTGGCAAGGGATCTTTTGGTTCTGCTCTACTTGTCAGGCATAAACAAGAGAAAAAGAA GTATGTGTTGAAGAAAATTCGCCTTGCTCGACAGACTGATAGGACCCGCAGATCTGCCCACCAGGAG ATGGAGCTTATTTCTAAAGTGCGGCATCCGTATATTGTGGAATACAAGGATTCCTGGGTAGAAAGG GGTTGTTTTGTTTGCATTGTAATTGGCTACTGTGAAGGAGGAGATAT GGCCGAGGCCATTAAAAAGGCAAATGGAGTTCATTTTTCTGAGGAG AAGCTTTGCAAGTGGTTGGTTCAACTGTTGATGGCGCTTGATTACTTGCATACCAACCATATACTTCACCGTGATGTCAAG TGTTCGAACATATTTTTAACGAAAGAGCAGGACATCCACTTAG GGGATTTCGGGCTTGCCAAAGTATTAACATCTGATGATCTTGCTTCCTCC GTAGTGGGTACGCCGAGTTACATGTGCCCGGAGCTTCTTGCGGATATCCCTTATGGTTCCAAGTCGGACATTTGGTCCTTGG GATGTTGTGTCTATGAAATGGCTGCTCGAGTACCAGCATTTAAAGCCTTT GATATACAAGGTTTGATCAACAAGATAAATAAATGTATAGTGTCTCCACTCCCGACAATGTACTCTGGTCCATT TCGAGGACTTGTCAAGAGTATGCTAAGGAAAAATCCGGAGCTCAGACCaagt GCTGCAGATTTACTCCGGCATTCTCATCTTCGTCCCTATGTCCTAAATGTTCATTTGAAGGCTAGCAACCCCAGACGTCAAACTTTTCCGTTTCACACACCTGATGCAAGTAATGTCAAGAAAACAAGATTCCAAGAACATGAAGCTGTTAAATCAGAAAAACGGCTTTCATTTGGCAACAATAGGGCCTTGAATCCTAGTATATCTGGAAATGAACTAAATTCTCCGTGTTCTTTTCGAAGAACACAAAATTCTTTGAGCCATTCAAATACTAAATTTTCTGAAGTATCGGTTGGAAATGTTGGCGAAGAAAAAGGGATTATGAAAACAGTGAGCACGAGGTTCTCCAATGCTACAAAAACATCTAGAGTGAATACAGCGAGAGCATCTGCCAATCCTAGAAGACAGACCAGTCCATTAAAGATATCAAATCCTGGTTCAACTCGTGAACTG CTTCCAGTCTCCCATACTCCAGCTAGAAAATCATCCCAAATGTCACGAAGAGCTTCTCTTCCCTTCCCTACAAGAATGGTCTCACCTGTATCCCCTTATAAACAAAGTGTAGGTCTTCTCCATGCCGTGGAATCCCCCGACGTCTCTGTCAATGCTCCACGCCTTGATAAAATGGTTGACTTCCCTTTGGCTTCATCTGAAGATCCTCTTCTGCCCATTCACAGAACATCATCGCTATCTGCTCAATGCTCCTCTACCTCTCCATACAGCGCTGACCGTTCAATCATGAAAGACAAATGTACAGTTCAGATGCTCGACAGAGCCCTCATCCGGCCACACAATGCTATACCGACTCTTGGTGTTCCACATAATGGAAGTGAATGCTCAGAAAATAATCCCACGAGCGGAGGAAGGTCTAGTGGCTCATCTTCCTATTTTCGCCAACGTAGGTTCGATACCTCGTCATACCAGCAACGGGCTGAGGCCTTGGAGGGGTTACTTGAGTTCAGCGCACAACTTTTGCAGCAAGAACGCATCGACGAGCTTCAAGTGCTGTTGAAACCATTCGGACCGGAGAAGGTTTCTCCTCGAGAAACGGCAATTTGGCTTACCAAGAGCTTCAAGGAGAAGAATGCACCTTAA